Sequence from the Pyrobaculum neutrophilum V24Sta genome:
AGCCGCGAAGACCCCCCGCTTCGTCGTCTGCATCTTCTCGTCCACCTTTATCGTGCCGTCTGGGTTCAGCTCGATCCCTAGGCACCTCCCCGGCGGCGTCGGCGCCTCGCCTACCGCCACAAGCGCCGTGTCGAACTCCTCCTCGAACTCGCTGCCGGGCACCGGCTCGGGCCTCGGCCTACCCGTCTTATCCGGCGGCCCAAGCCTCATCTTGACGAACCTGGCCCTCTCCAGCCTCCTCTCGCCTAGGAAGGCCACCGGGGTTAGGAGCTCCCTGAACTCCACTCCCCGGGCCAACAGCTCCTTCTCTATGGTGGATCTGCCGGCGGGCGCCTCGTTGATCGTCCGTCTGTAGGCCACGACGACCTTCTCAGCCCCCTGTAGCTTCGCCTCAATTGCCGCGTCTACTGCCACAAGCCCCCCGCCCACTACCAGAACCCTCCTCCCAGTTGGGTAGACCTCCTCCCTGGGGAGGTACCCGAGCTGGTTCGCATAGATTCTGAAGAGGTAGTCCAGGGCTTTGTAGACGCCTTCTAGGTCCTCACCGGGTATGCCCATTTCTCTGCTCCGCCACGTCCCCGTGGTGATCAACACGGCGTCGTATTTCTCGACGAGGTCCTCAAGCCTTACGAACTGTTTCACGAGGCGGAGGGCCTCGTGGTCGTGCGGCTTCTCGCCGCAGTATACGAAGGTGGACGTGTAGAAGACGGCGCCTGCCTCCGCCAGCTCTTTGACCCCCTCCCTCACCCCCTCCCTGGGGACCCGGAAGGAGGGTATCCCGAAGATGAGGAGGCCGCCGGGCTCCGGCAACGCGTCGTAGATGTGCACCTCGTGTCCATTGCAGAGGAGCACCCCAGCCGCCCCGAGGCCGGCTGGGCCTGCCCCAACAACGGCGACCTTCTTCCCCGTAGGCGGCTTTTTCGTGTTGGGCCTACACCTCAGGAGGAACTTCATATGGGCGAGAACGCACTGGTTT
This genomic interval carries:
- a CDS encoding FAD-dependent oxidoreductase — its product is MKFLLRCRPNTKKPPTGKKVAVVGAGPAGLGAAGVLLCNGHEVHIYDALPEPGGLLIFGIPSFRVPREGVREGVKELAEAGAVFYTSTFVYCGEKPHDHEALRLVKQFVRLEDLVEKYDAVLITTGTWRSREMGIPGEDLEGVYKALDYLFRIYANQLGYLPREEVYPTGRRVLVVGGGLVAVDAAIEAKLQGAEKVVVAYRRTINEAPAGRSTIEKELLARGVEFRELLTPVAFLGERRLERARFVKMRLGPPDKTGRPRPEPVPGSEFEEEFDTALVAVGEAPTPPGRCLGIELNPDGTIKVDEKMQTTKRGVFAAGDVVIGPSLIGKALSSGMKAAQHIHEFLTSS